Proteins encoded together in one Triticum dicoccoides isolate Atlit2015 ecotype Zavitan chromosome 7B, WEW_v2.0, whole genome shotgun sequence window:
- the LOC119337509 gene encoding uncharacterized protein LOC119337509: MAPPGSRRWAYVRIMAGTILGGGLGFYVMHRIETSYKVRMEERLRRYEAHTLAKEKEAQQLQDEGRREDQAQVLPDS; this comes from the exons ATGGCGCCGCCCGGGTCGCGCCGGTGGGCGTACGTGCGGATCATGGCCGGCACCATCCTCGGCGGCGGCCTCGGCTTCTACGTCATGCACCGCATCGAGACCTCCTACAAG GTGAGGATGGAGGAGAGGCTGCGGAGGTACGAGGCGCACACGCTCGCCAAGGAGAAGGAGGCGCAGCAGCTCCAGGACGAGGGGCGCCGCGAGGACCAGGCGCAGGTCTTGCCGGACTCGTGA
- the LOC119337508 gene encoding protein N-terminal asparagine amidohydrolase-like translates to MLLVDGEPVPCSSPEGSSGRELVAALMGNPGLRAVSERLRATPEKRVPSGPEGARHVYVFQREYATVDPARVELVGTDEMTTCVGVAIRNNKTGMTSISHMDFPKIVEGGFKQMLELLGDDDEPFDVHLIGGFDDASTKVVYSSGGKHSIQEGYSHPLCCKIVEVLHKSQQRFHLRSFCVLGINTMTDSYGNARPIVGGFVMQTSSGVVTPASFDITSRCPDEIVRRIRVSVSSYDPNWRGKLLETYDTHADIFQIAPACWMPDWAEMASSLNQLSDSEVLLQCSTSPAAEPPHFVETERRIWKYLIENPDWEDIFPKYKPRVFHWTNDGRWSRHS, encoded by the exons ATGCTCCTGGTCGACGGCGAGCCCGTCCCCTGCTCCTCCCCCGAG GGGAGCAGCGGGAGGGAGCTCGTGGCGGCGCTCATGGGGAACCCCGGGCTGCGCGCCGTGTCCGAGCGGCTCAGGGCCACGCCGGAGAAGCGGGTCCCGTCGGGGCCGGAGGGGGCCAGGCACGTGTACGTGTTCCAGCGGGAGTACGCCACGGTCGATCCGGCGCGCGTCGAG TTAGTGGGCACAGATGAGATGACTACATGTGTGGGTGTTGCAATTCGCAACAACAAGACTGGAAT GACTTCCATTAGCCATATGGACTTTCCAAAGATTGTAGAAGGAGGGTTCAAACAGATGCTAGAATTACTTGGTGATGACGACGAACCATTTGAT GTTCACCTGATTGGTGGCTTCGATGATGCTTCTACAAAG GTAGTCTATTCTTCTGGAGGAAAGCACAGCATACAGGAAGGGTACTCCCATCCACTTTGTTGCAAGATAGTTGAAGTGCTGCATAAATCCCAGCAACGGTTCCACCTCCGGTCTTTCTGTGTCCTTGGGATCAACACTATGACTGATTCTTATGGGAATGCGCGACCCATAGTTGGTGGATTTGTG ATGCAAACATCATCTGGAGTTGTTACTCCTGCAAGCTTTGACATCACTTCAAGGTGTCCTGATGAAATAGTCAGAAGAATTCGTGTGAGTGTTTCTTCTTATGATCCAAATTGGCGAGGAAAGTTGCTGGAGACTTACGACACACACGCTGATATTTTCCAGATTGCCCCTGCCTGCTG GATGCCAGATTGGGCAGAAATGGCATCCTCACTTAACCAGCTTTCAGACTCTGAAGTCCTGCTTCAATGCTCCACCTCTCCAGCTGCAGAACCACCTCATTTTGTGGAAACTGAGAGAAG GATATGGAAATACTTGATCGAGAACCCAGACTGGGAAGACATATTTCCAAAGTACAAGCCCCGGGTCTTCCATTGGACCAATGATGGAAGGTGGTCAAGGCACTCTTAG
- the LOC119336456 gene encoding zinc finger CCCH domain-containing protein 44-like, with amino-acid sequence MDAGRKRAVPEGTNGGAAVKRARESESVQTGVGSKSKPCTKFFSTAGCPFGSSCHFLHNFPGGHQAVSKMTNLGGPAVSAPQGRMPMGPGVPDGPPTPSLKTRLCNKFNTAEGCKWGNKCHFAHGERELGKPMLLNNSMAPPMGPRPNGHFQPPPMPGPDMVPPSTFGASATAKISVDASLAGAIIGKGGVNTKHISRMTGAKLAIRDNEADPNHKNIELEGSFDQVNHASAMVKELILRIGGNAPPQAKNPGRGPAGGGGGSNFKTKLCDNFNKGSCTFGDRCHFAHGESELRKSAAA; translated from the exons ATGGACGCGGGCCGCAAGAGGGCCGTGCCGGAGGGCACCAACGGCGGCGCTGCCGTCAAGCGCGCCAGAG AATCGGAGTCGGTTCAAACGGGTGTAGGAAGCAAATCGAAGCCATGCACCAAATTTTTCAG CACTGCTGGTTGTCCCTTTGGATCGAGTTGCCATTTTCTCCATAACTTCCCTGGAGGTCACCAGGCTGTTTCAAAGATGACCAACTTGGGTGGTCCAGCTGTTTCAGCTCCTCAAGGAAGAATGCCCATGGGACCTGGTGTTCCTGATGGGCCACCTACACCCAGCTTGAAGACTCGCTTGTGTAACAAGTTTAACACAGCAGAAGGTTGTAAATGGGGGAACAAGTGTCATTTTGCTCATGGAGAGAGGGAGCTCGGAAAGCCCATGCTGTTGAACAACTCAATGGCACCTCCAATGGGACCAAGACCCAACGGTCACTTTCAGCCCCCACCGATGCCTGGCCCAGACATGGTCCCTCCCTCAACCTTTGGCGCTTCGGCCACAGCCAAGATCAGTGTTGATGCATCCCTTGCTGGTGCCATTATTGGGAAGGGTGGAGTCAACACGAAGCACATATCCCGAATGACTGGGGCCAAGCTGGCCATCCGGGATAACGAGGCAGACCCCAACCATAAAAACATTGAGCTTGAGGGGTCGTTTGATCAGGTCAACCATGCAAGTGCAATGGTGAAAGAGCTGATTCTCCGCATTGGCGGTAACGCCCCTCCTCAAGCAAAGAACCCAGGGAGGGGGCCTGCGGGTGGTGGTGGGGGAAGCAACTTCAAGACCAAGCTGTGTGACAACTTCAACAAAGGCTCTTGCACATTTGGAGACAGATGCCACTTCGCCCATGGTGAGAGTGAACTGCGCAAGTCGGCTGCGGCTTGA
- the LOC119341735 gene encoding non-structural maintenance of chromosomes element 4 homolog A-like produces the protein MASADSVKFQSVISQVETLHLHVHNPREQVADAEALLDIASSLAASVRSQSALGITPSHLVAALLNKFGVQGDADGEGASLRWSDVGLAASHVFMAVPGCCTMFGPMTTEVKPRRTHTSRRTARPSRNDCPEQLADPETTTTDTDRNMAALFNVLRKKKKARLENLVLNRMSFAQTVENIFALSFLVKDGRVEMNVNDDGHHILSPRNAPAAGAIASGEVKYSHFVFRYDFKDWQLMKGIVAEGEELMLHRPPSLSTSGGNTQAEMPARSTPGGNTQARSTPGGNEDPATPAHGMSGGNNEPEMHAHTTSIRKHCRNRGLVTQARQDEATAMDNTQGAMEDKQQADAQDEAIRTVVKREDMEMGKDRPEMVQTYKRKRSDRHPPAGGHRAHASCGSFGVGKEFTRL, from the exons ATGGCGAGCGCGGACTCCGTCAAGTTCCAGTCCGTCATCTCGCAGGTGGAGACCCTGCACCTCCATG TTCACAATCCCAGGGAGCAGGTAGCTGATGCAGAGGCATTGCTGGACATTGCCAGCAGTTTGGCGGCGTCTGTAAGGTCCCAGTCAGCACTAGGAATCACGCCTTCTCATTTAGTTGCTGCACTCCTCAACAAGTTTGGGGTGCAAGGGGATGCCGATGGCGAGGGTGCCTCGTTGAGATGGTCTGATGTTGGGCTTGCTGCGTCTCATGTCTTCATGGCTGTGCCTGGATGCTGCACCAT GTTTGGTCCCATGACGACAGAAGTGAAGCCACGGAGAACACATACCAGTAGGAGGACTGCCAGGCCGAGTAGAAATGATTGCCCTGAACAG CTTGCAGATCCAGAGACAACAACGACTGATACAGACAGGAACATGGCTGCTCTGTTTAATGTtctgaggaagaagaaaaaagcaaGACTCGAAAACCTTGTTTTGAACAGAATGTCCTTTGCCCAAACGGTGGAGAACATATTTGCTTTGTCATTCCTAGTTAAAGATGGCAGAGTGGAAATGAATGTGAATGACGATGGCCATCATATCCTCT CTCCAAGAAATGCACCTGCTGCTGGTGCAATTGCCTCAGGAGAAGTGAAATACAGCCATTTTGTCTTCAGATACGATTTTAAAGACTGGCAG CTCATGAAAGGGATCGTCGCGGAGGGCGAAGAACTGATGCTGCACAGGCCGCCTTCTCTCAGCACGTCTGGAGGAAATACCCAGGCGGAGATGCCTGCACGCAGCACGCCTGGAGGAAATACCCAGGCACGCAGCACGCCGGGAGGCAACGAGGATCCTGCGACACCTGCGCATGGCATGTCCGGGGGAAACAACGAGCCTGAGATGCACGCGCACACAACTTCAATCAGGAAGCACTGCAGGAACCGGGGCCTGGTCACACAAGCGCGGCAAGACGAGGCGACAGCCATGGACAATACGCAGGGAGCCATGGAGGATAAGCAGCAGGCGGATGCGCAGGATGAGGCGATCCGCACGGTGGTCAAGCGGGAGGACATGGAGATGGGCAAGGACAGGCCGGAGATGGTCCAGACGTACAAGCGCAAGCGATCTGATCGCCATCCACCCGCCGGCGGCCACCGTGCACATGCGTCTTGCGGTTCCTTTGGTGTCGGTAAAGAGTTTACCCGGCTCTAG